The Candidatus Thermoplasmatota archaeon DNA window CCGCCCCGCAGTCACCCTTAAGTACCGCAGGCTCGGTGGGCGGCGCGGGGATCGAGACGAACCTGCGCCGGGTCACCGTCCTTGGCAGCGGAACGATGGGCCACGGCATCGCGCACGTGGCCGCGCTTGCCGGGTGCTCGGTCCGGCTGCGCGACGTGGACGACAAGCTCCTGGAGTCGGCCGTCGGCAAGATCCGCTCCAACCTGCGCAAGGGCGTCGAGAAGGGCAAGGTCGACGCTCGGGCCGCGGACGAGGCCCTCGCGCGCATCGAGACGACGACGGATCTTGCCGCGGCGTGCGCGGAGGCCGACCTCGTGATCGAGGCGATCCCCGAATCCGTCGATCTCAAGCGGCGAGTCTTCGCCGAGGTCGAGCGCGCGGTTCCGCCCGCCTGCATCTTGGCGAGCAACACGTCCAGCCTCTCGATCGACGGCATCGCGCACGGCGTCGCCGATCCTGGCCGCGTCGTGGGCATGCACTTCTTCAACCCCCCGTACGTGCTCCGGCTGGTCGAGGTCGTGCGGGGCGCGCGCACGCGCGAGGACGTCGTGGCGGCGACCGTGCAAGCCGCGCGGCACATGGGCAAGACGCCCATCGTCGTGAAGGACAGCCCGGGTTTTGCAAGCTCGCGCCTGGGCGTCGTGCTTGGCCTCGAAGCCATGCGCATGGTGGAGCAGGGGGTGGCGAGCGCCTCGGACATCGACACGGCCCTCGAGCTTGGCTACGGCCACCCGATGGGCCCCCTTCGCACGAGCGATCTTGTCGGTCTCGACGTGCGCCTTGCCATCGCAGAGCATCTTCACCGCGAGCTTCGCGACGACACGTATCGGCCGCCCGAGGTCCTGCGCCGGCTCGTCCGCGAGGGGAAGCTCGGGAAGAAAACGGGGCAAGGGTTCTATCGCTGGGACGGCGACTCCCCGACGCCTTGACCGGACTCAGCCGGACCGCACGGGAACATAGGTCCACTGATAGGTCATCGTTTCCGCCGGCCAGAACTGGGTCGAAGCGGAACCTGCCACGGGCGTCGTGAACGGCTGACGAGGGCCTGCGATCGAAAGCGCGGCAGCGCCGAAGCTCCCCTGCTCGCCGCCCCCGACGAAGATGTCGACGGCGTT harbors:
- a CDS encoding 3-hydroxyacyl-CoA dehydrogenase family protein, encoding MGGAGIETNLRRVTVLGSGTMGHGIAHVAALAGCSVRLRDVDDKLLESAVGKIRSNLRKGVEKGKVDARAADEALARIETTTDLAAACAEADLVIEAIPESVDLKRRVFAEVERAVPPACILASNTSSLSIDGIAHGVADPGRVVGMHFFNPPYVLRLVEVVRGARTREDVVAATVQAARHMGKTPIVVKDSPGFASSRLGVVLGLEAMRMVEQGVASASDIDTALELGYGHPMGPLRTSDLVGLDVRLAIAEHLHRELRDDTYRPPEVLRRLVREGKLGKKTGQGFYRWDGDSPTP